In Caloenas nicobarica isolate bCalNic1 chromosome 22, bCalNic1.hap1, whole genome shotgun sequence, the genomic window GAGAAGGCATCACTCCTGCCCTCTCCCtctgatgttaaaaaaagaatataataaataaaaagtacacAAATTCATCTAGCAACCTCCTACTGACTTTCAACCATTTCCTCTCAGAACAGCAGAATAATGAGATGGAGAAATCTCCAAGTCTTATATGTTTTGAGAGCCATAAAAAAAGTCAAAcctttcctgtttgcagactattttttttttttgctaccaCAGCTACATATGCACCTACACACATACATTTACCAAGTGTACAAGTACACTGGTATTTCGGAGCGGAACAGCAACCCATAATAAAGTTTTGTGAACAGTGTATTACGTACTCGTGCTCCCCCTACAGAAGAAAAGGTGCAGCTTCCTTCTGTCTGATTCTCTCTGTTTAgcaaagagaatttaaaatctCATCCTGTGGTCAAGAGCTCACGCAAGTTGCTACAACCCTGCATCTATTATCTGATTAGTCCCAGGGAAGACAGAGAGTCTCTGCAGTATCTTCCACAAAGTAGATACAAATCCTGAGACAAGCTCTGAGGTACTTCGGCAAAAAGGAATACAGCATTTATATGACTAAGACCAGCAGTAACCACCATGAATGGATTCCAGACACTTTTGTAAATTAGTTCCAGACTTCTATACGTGGTTGTGTAATTATGTCTAATAGATGTAAAAGCAATGACTACTCTTGGCAGACTACAATCTGGACTAGTACTTACAGAGCCTACCATGTAATAAACTACTTCATGGAGACTTGCAATTGTCCACACAAGTACCTAATATAATACCATCACTGCCATGGTACAAGGGTTCACTTGTACTGGAACGTCACAAGGTACTGAAAGATTATGCCCTGTAATTCCCACAATCTCCATAATTCTCTGTTCTAGTTACTATCccaaagtaaatggaaaaaaaagcacgGACCTGATGTTGAAAGTATTAATCCTCTCAGCCCCAGCCTTTCACCTCTGCATCTTCATGCAGGGAACGCATATTGATATTTTAGAAACACCTACATGCACTCTGCATATTTAACAAACCTGTGAGCCAGAATCAACACTCAAAGCTTCTTCTGCTTGGTGAGTTTCTAAGGCTCATGTCAGACATCCTCCCCTTTGCTGAAATCCTGACAAGAGGCTGAACAAAACAGTCCTGCTGGTTGTGGTTAAAAGTAACTGCAGCCTATTTAAAACACGAAAAGGATGGAacatatttgtaattttttttttaatcaaagttGCCTACTGTTAACATACAGTTTGGAAAAGAGACCTATAAAATGCACCAACCACACATTTCTACAGGACTTCACCACAGTTCTCAGAATGCCAACAGTTCACTAGCAAGatgaacagatttttaaatgcgGGTGTGTCCTTTCCTTAAAATACTGACAAAAAGATCCAGCTCGCTTTAACATGAATAGCCAAGGAGTTCCAGACGCTTTGAATTTAGTGCCATCTACCGACACAACGAGCAGAGCGGCACACACAGAACCTCGGACACGTCCTGGAGTCACCTGCCCTTCCTGCCGCGAGATCAAACTGCACCTTGGAGCCATCACTtccacagattattttttaattccctttcaGTTTAGCCAAGCGTCCTGCTCCTGGCAGATTAAAGGGAACatattttcagcagcagcacaggaccATACACAGCAGCGTCAAGTCGCTACAAAAGCGCTCACGTCAttcttttggggaagaaaagcatCTTGCTCTCAGGTCTTCGCTTGGAAAACTGTTCACCAAGATTCAAAGTTTACTCCTACTAACTCCATCATACTCAGAAAAAGGTTAAATGCAATCCatgtacttaaatattttttaattacaattaCAGGTTAGAACTTGATTACAAGTGTTTTTATCGCTTTGAACTTTTCAGAAATATCTTGGGTGTTTGCCATCCCgcaggaggatttttcaaaccaGCTCTTTTCCAGATGCGCTCCAAATCTTTCTCAAATTTtatctaaaacagaaaaaaagagaaaaaaaaagaaaaaaaataataacatagCTCAGAAGCAACACTCAAGTATTCAGACACGGCCCATGTGTCCCAATGAGAATCCAGGTATAAGAcaggcatatatatataaaaaacaataggaagcacctgaggatgTTGGCaagacaggaaagaaattatCTCCCTGATATAACTCAGACACATGAATTAGTCTTTCACACAAACACTAAAATTCTTCTCCATTACCCATATAAGTTACGGTCATGCAAGAAAAATTATGCCCAGTAACTACCACACATATATGTTTACAACCACAGAAATATCCTAAATTACAACTTCTCAAGATGTATAGgtcaaacacaaaacagaacaagCTGCTGCACCAGTAAATACTGAACTTGTTAAGGgtccctgagctgctgccatttttccccaaatcaaTTCCACCTGAAAACATCACCCAGCACCAGAACAGAAGCCAGTTTGAGAAGCGGGCGCATTTATGTCATAAAGTTCTCTCTGCCCTGAACTCACCTGACGTTTCTTCTTGCGACCTTCCTTTATCCTCCTACGCACAAACTTCCTTCGCTTGAGCAGCTTCTTGTACTTGTGCCgattcattttcctcctgcgAATCTTCAAAACGTTCTTACATTGAACTTCGTTGCTAAGTgtcccctctccttcctccacgCCAGCTCCTTCGTCAGACGGGGGACAGTCGTATCGCTGGACAGGTTCATAACCCGCTTCTTCCTGACCATTTGGGATTTCTGCTTTGGGCAGGGAGTACCGCACGGTCAGCCAGCTTTCCAAGGGGCTGATGGAAAGTTTTCTGGGGATCAGCATCTCCTCCAGTTCAGGGTCCAGCGCATATCGCCGCTGAGGTTGGGCTCCGCTCTTGTTAGACGGCTGCGTGCTGTAGTGCGCGGATGTGGAATgacagcaaggaaaggaagatgcTGCCCTTGGCAACAAATGGCcttggagaggaaaagaattTCACTTCAGAGGCAGAATTTTCAAACAGTCTCTTAAGAAAAGCTCCACCCAGCTCTCAAAGCACCAGGCAACCGTGGCCAGAATAATCTAATAAAGGAAGCTGCTTACAAGAATTCTATTCCCATcgcaaaaggaaatatttttaaatttgaatttatttacaTTGTTGTAAAACCATCTGCTAAAATTACATTATACAACATTCTACTGTGTAAACTGTGTGAATGCAATTTGGAATAGCTAGAAACTATTCATTACATAAAGCCTTCCTGCTGCTAAGGAATCTCCTCCCAAGCTTAAAAGAGGTCAAAATTGAGCTACACAATACTGACTGAATGGATTAGAGACATAATAACATTTGCCGACCACTGAACCAAAAACAGCCTCACCACTCTTGTGCTGCTTGCTGGAAAAGAAATTTCTGGAAGCCTAATtaccccaggggaaaaaaaaaaacaaaacacaaacaaccgGGTTACACAACATCTGTTTACCTGCAACTCGTGAAGCCCTCAGTAACTGGGAAGTCAGCTGCGATATTAACATATTGATTCCCTTTGTTCACTGTCAGCGCCAGCAATGACTGTTAAAAGAAGAACATTTATTCAATGAGGTAAacatgttgtttaaaaaaaatcttccaaattCAATCCCAAACcccccagagctgggctgggacacTAAGCACCTTCCTCGTTTAACCAGCGCACTGTGGGATTTCACTGCAGGCGCCCGGCCCAAAGCGCTGCTAAGGCAGCTGTGCAGCTGATTAACAAACCTTCGGCTGTTCCAGGTTTAAAAATAAGGTGAATTCTGCCCGACCCCCACCGGCACACTCCTGCCCAGCTCAGTTGTTTCCACAGTACAAACCGCAGCGCAAGAAGCCGTGAGGAACAGCGGCCTAGCGAGAGGCCGCTACCAAGGCGGGCCGCACCGCAGCCCGGCTCTCTGCGGGCAGCTCCCTCCCACAGTCCGGCCGCGCCACCGCCCCTCTCCCGAGGCAGAGCCCCGTGAGAGCTCCGGACCCCACGGGAGCTCCGCGCCCCCCGCCTCgatccttcctttccttcccttccctcagccccGCGGCCGCCATCGCTCACCATCCCCGCCCGCCTCCGCCTCCGCCCCCTCCACTTCCGCTTCCGGCGGCCGCCGGACAGCGCGCACATGGCAGCGCCCCCCAGCGGCGCCCGCCGGCTCTGTGGAGgcgctctgggcaacctgggccagcgTCTCACCAGCCCCTGTATAAAAACATTTCCTCCCGATGTCCAGCCTGAAtgtcccctcttttagtttaaaagcatCGCCCCCTGTCCTGTCGCAACAGCCCGCGATGTTCAGTTCACACTAAACGGTTCAAACCGAGCTGTCCCCTTGGCAGCCACGTTGACAGCAGGCCAACACCTCGCAGCTGCAGGAGGTCGCTGCGTTTTGTTCGCCTGCCCAGCCACATCAGGACACCCTTAAAAACAGGTCTGAGCGCAGAAGAGTGGCTTGTTAAGTAGTTTATATCCCTGGCACTGTGGGGTTCACCGAAGGCAGGCGGACACCTCTCCGCCACACACCCTGAGCGGAGGGCAGGTCTCATGGTGGCTGCTGTCCAGGAACAGCCACACCTGTGTCTGTCCGTCCCACCTACACGGCTGTTTGTCTCGTCTCCCTCCGtacaggaatcacagaatcacagaatcacagaatgttagggattggaagggacctcgaaagatcatctagtccaatccccctgccagagcaggaacacccaggtgaggttacacaggaaggtgtccaggcgggttttgaatgtctccagaggaggagaatccacaacccccctgggcagcctgttccagtgttctgtcaccctcactgagaagaagtttcttctcacatttaagtggaacctcttgtgttccagcttgaacccattaccccttgtcttactgttggttgtcaccgagaagagcctggctccatcctcgtgacacccaccctttatatatttataaccattgatgaggtcacccctcagtctcctcttctccaagctaaagagacccagctccctcggcctttcctcataagggagatgctccactcccttcatcatctttgtggccctaaACCCACTGCCTTGGCGCTGCATGAAAGCGCCTCGTCAGCTGCCGTGAGGGAGCGGTGGTGAAGGCAATCCCAGACTtcaaagaacttttttttttttgttttgcttttatccCTGCCTCAGCCAGAACACAGAGATCTTTTTCACCAGCTGCTTTGGGTATTTCAGACCAGAGCAAGGGGCTGCCCCAGTTTTGGGTACACCCCGCCGCGTTCAACCCAGCCAGCCCAAAGGAGACAGCAATggttaaggggtttttttttcctgaaaagtacAGTTCTCTGGTCAGGGAAGAGAAACCTACACACAGGGAAATTGACTGAAGTAGTTTAGTAAACAGGCTATTTGTTTAAACAAGATTTTATTGAAGACACTTAGAGGTTTATGTACAAAACAACATTCTCACCCCAATCTTGGGACGTTAGTCACCCACTGGGAGCAACGCGTGTGCCCGCTGTGTGCTGTCAGCCTGGGGACACTCCGCGGTTACTGAGGACTTTCTTACAAAAGTACCGGATCCACCTCGCTTAGACCTGCGCAGTTTCAGCCTTGGCTCAGTCAGGGCCGAAGGAAACCAAACGACCCTTTCCAGCAACGTGTCTCCAGCAGAATGACTGTATTTCCTTCTGCAGAGAGCGAGAAGCCCACTTTGGCTTTGGAAGTGAGGAGGAACTATTCCCTGGATTTAACTTGCactttttaatctattttagGTGGGTCCAGGAGACACCCATCACTAAAAGCACAGCAGTATTTGCaggaagcactggaacagagtAGTAATGATACCAAATAAAAGAGTGAGCCACCTCACTTTCCAAATACACCTGAACAGAGGCTGGCTATCAGGCTGGCTATTGCAACTAGTGTATAATAAAACCCTGGAGACACAGACATTAGTGGTACAAGTTAAATAGTGACGGACGTGCTGTCTCTGTAGCACACTCCGCGCTTCTACCACGGCAGAGTTTCCCCTTGCCAGTCCAAGAAGGAACCGTTTTCTTTTTCACCAAGACGTTCCAGAACGGAGAGAATACCCGGAATAGCCTCTTGCACCTGCATGGGAGCCTGGAGCAAAGCAAGCTTAGATTATTACTGGGAACACcctacagaagaaataaaatgcatttaaggAATAATTAGCATCAGTGGGATGTATTTTCATGCCTCTGCAGCACGTGGAACTGTGTTCTGTGCAGTGGGTTCTTGCTCAAGGGTCGGGACAACAAGGGAGACATAATTCCACGTTTTCAGAAAGATGTCGCTCACCATGTTTCCACCCATGTCTGTCTGAAGCCAGCCTGGAtgcaaagaaatacagagaattCCATCCGATTTCAAGTCTGCAGCAAGACACCTGGTGATCATGTTCAGTGCAGTCTACAAGAGTGGAAACCGTCTGTTAGTGTGCTGGGTTTACAAACCTTGAGCAAGGCCTGAAGTTAATTGGCACCTCCCTTCCACCGTGCTGTTTCCTGACACATGAAGGGGCAGCAACAGCATCACAGTAACTTATCCAGACTTAGTGGGGGCTTCATCTTCAGAGATATATGTTCAGAGAAGCATTGTGAAAGCTCTATTGTCATAAGCTTGCTGCCCAAAGATGAAACTAAGTTATGATGGAAGGTAAAGTAGCCTTTGAAACTCCTaagaaaaggagggggaaaagcaTATTGACATAAAGACTCTGGTTTTCTGCAATGATCGCTACACAAACATTCAGTTTTTTACTTCTGAACAGGGAAAACAAGCACGTTAACAGCTTATGAGTAGGCGGTGTAGGAGAAACTGTATCTCTAATCTTGACAATTTGTACAAACTCATTCTCTGGATGTGACAAAACTAAAAACACCTCTCACTAACTGGCATTGCCACATAGAGGTCAGCACACCTTTGATTGTGTTCCATGCCTGCTGTCTTGCttggacaggagaggaacacagCTAACAGGACACAAACTGGCTGGCATCAGGTCTTCCCTGGATGCCAAAGCCCTCTGGAATAGATCTATATCGAAGAAGCGATGGAGCATTTGTTCTTATGATGCTCCAGAGGTACAGTTCTCACAGGTCCCATTTCCGCCCACGTGAAGAACAAGAGCAGTTCCTGTGTCAGTGTGTCCCAGGAGGTGCTACACACCTCAGAGCATCATCTTCAGCTCAGATCGGTCTTTAAGTCCCCGTTCTGCCCTCACCCAGCGAGCACAGCCCGGGGAAGTCTACAAACCTTGGCTATCCGGTAGGGATAGACCTTGAGGAACATCTCGTTTGCCTGGACGAGCTGCATGGAGGCAGCAAGAGAGGACATGTTGATGATGGCAGCTCTGTGGCAGCCCATTCCTGTGCCCAGCTGGGCTGCCTTCCTCAGGAGGGGTAGAAACGCCTGCAAAAACAaaagttctttttaatttggCCAGCTGGCTCTTGGCCCATTCAAGGCAAGCCGGACTCTCAGGTTCTGCTCCATGAAGAGCTTTGACATCAGACCTGTATCTGTGCGGTTCCAAGGTGACAAGCGCTTGGGTTCCGTGCCCAGCTCACTAGTGGAAAAGTCTCTTATAGTCCCATAGATAAAGTGCATTCCTCCCAGTTCTTACCTTGGTGACCATCAGCTGGGCAACTGTGTTGGTTTCATAAATGGTGAGCATTGTCTCCGCTGTGACTTCTTCCAAGGAAGCCAGCACGTTGATGCCGGCGTTGTTAATCAGGCAGTTCAGACCTTTGTCTCCCACAATTTCCTCCACTTCCTTGACCACTTTCTTGATGCTGTTTTCACAGACCACATCTGCACAGAGGAGCCAAGAACAGCCACAGTGAATGGTGTGGTTCAAATGCCATCTGTCCCTAGACAACACGTGCTGAACCAAAGTTAAGGCTATTGTCTGAGTGGGGACACTGAGGCAGCACACAGACATGACAACGCACAAAAGTCTTTACACAGATTATGTTCCCCCGGTGTTATTTTAAGATGAGAGCAATCGTTTTCTTACCTTGGTCGAACATAACTCCTGTGTAAGCCCTTTACTCACCCAGTTGCAGGAGCCTGATGTTGCTGTATTCCTTGCTAAGCTGCTGGAGCTCCTAGAACAAAGAAATCATTTATGTTAtcttttacacacacacacacacatatatatatatccatgGGTGTTATATAAACCAGTCTGAGATCTGCACCTCCAGAATTGTAACTTCCCCTCCATAGAAGAATGACTTGGAGAAAATGAGTACTATACTGGTGTTGTTGCTGGACAAAGTATGTCTAAATTGGACTGGGAGTCCCAGCTGGAACACTTCACTTTCTGTGCCGTGGAGCCAAGTGGGAATTGTGGCCAGACCTAACAGGTGGGTTACAGACTCCCAGCCATCTTTAGGAGACTGAGCGACCCTGGACAAACATTCCAGCTCCAGCAAATCCATTTCTTCAGGAGCCCTTTGGGAACAGGGGTCAGGAGGGCTGATTCTGAAAGAGTATTTCTTTGCCACTTGGAGACACTTCGGAACTCCGTGTCCTCTGTCCAGCTACAATGCATTACATCTTTTATCTCGGTTCATACTCCACAGGATTCTCTCCAGGCTTGTTTAGAAAATTTGTTCTCCCACTGAGCACAATCTATAACCGCAGTTCAGGCTGctaaggggagggggaaggaagaggaacgAGTCACAAGCACAAAAATAGAAGATATTCCTTCCTTTGGATAGGGATTAATGGGAGAGTTTTGAACAGATTAAAGGCCCAGAACACATTATCTTGTTTATTGACAGTCAGACATGAAATAGTTCTGCCATGTCAAGGTCTGCAATAATTATGTGGCTTTGGACTGTCCACTGGACTCGAGTTTGACAGCATCATTTCCTTGGTAATGAACTCCAGAAGTGCTCTCGCTTCTCGAGGTTTGCTCCTTTATTTATAGTCAGATTGCTTTATTCTCTGACAGAAACAAGCTACTAACTTGGGCTGAAAGGCCAGGGACGTtttgtgcagggacagcagctgaGAGGCTCCTGAAGTAAGCAATATGTTCAATTAAGAACGCCAAACACTGTAGCATTAAGCGTTCTCCAGAATACAAACAGCATGAAATTACAATTGCTGAATGCAAATCAGGTTTAAAGTTCAATGGTTTTTCCATTTAGTTAATTACTTAGTTAACAAGTGACTCCTCTTTCAGTGGTTTACATTCCTCAGAAGCAGCTCCCAGGCATAAAGCTAATTTAGCTTTGGTCTTCAAGAATGTTACTCCACCTGATATCAACATAAGCTGAAAAATCCAGTTAGGATACCCAAAACTTGCAGAAAAGCCTATTCTTTTCCCTAGCGTGACTAGAAGGAACATGCGGAGAGGAGAACCGAGACAAATTCATGGCAGCACAATCAGGTACAGCCGTTTCAAACCAGCAgccacatctgctgctgcttctcttcccccATCCCAGATAGTTTTGATCAAAGAGATCAAAAGCCTCCCGTGTGCAGAGAACTCCGAAAAGATTACTGCAGTGCATGTATATACTGGTTATTGACTCCCCGCGAAAGGGATAAACTCACTGTGGTCATCTCTCCAATTCTCAAATGCCTCGCTCTCCcctccattaaaaacaaaacaaaaaccccaccaaaaccaaaacaaaacgcacgacaaacaaacaaaaagccctgcACCAAAGTTGTCTTCAAgcatttttttggttggttggttttgcagCAGACTTGtgctcacttttttctttaacgCCAACACACTAGCACAGGGGCACGGCACCCAGGACAAACGGGTGAAAACCAGGTTAAATCCCTGGGAAGGCAGGATCCCAGCACAGCCTAAAAGAGCCGGTACAGCCCATAATGCCAACGCAGACCTAAGAACAAGTGAGCTCACCGGTGCTGCTGTTTGAAGCACAGCTTGTATTTTAGGGTCAGTTTACGCAGTTTCATTTAAAGACAATAGGTACGGCAAAC contains:
- the LOC135997498 gene encoding C-signal-like, with product MAQPRCRSVLITGCSRGIGLGLVRGLAAASASPDFVFATCRYPEKAQELQQLSKEYSNIRLLQLDVVCENSIKKVVKEVEEIVGDKGLNCLINNAGINVLASLEEVTAETMLTIYETNTVAQLMVTKAFLPLLRKAAQLGTGMGCHRAAIINMSSLAASMQLVQANEMFLKVYPYRIAKTALNMITRCLAADLKSDGILCISLHPGWLQTDMGGNMAPMQVQEAIPGILSVLERLGEKENGSFLDWQGETLPW
- the AURKAIP1 gene encoding small ribosomal subunit protein mS38 — encoded protein: MLISQLTSQLLRASRVAGHLLPRAASSFPCCHSTSAHYSTQPSNKSGAQPQRRYALDPELEEMLIPRKLSISPLESWLTVRYSLPKAEIPNGQEEAGYEPVQRYDCPPSDEGAGVEEGEGTLSNEVQCKNVLKIRRRKMNRHKYKKLLKRRKFVRRRIKEGRKKKRQIKFEKDLERIWKRAGLKNPPAGWQTPKIFLKSSKR